A window of Ooceraea biroi isolate clonal line C1 chromosome 9, Obir_v5.4, whole genome shotgun sequence genomic DNA:
ctttattttttagtaGAGGGTGTCGTTATATAACTTGAATATCtgcatatgtaaatataaaagtataatacaatttaaaaatattaaagccATTTTTCTTTATGTGTTTGTGTACGTATAAGTAAAATACAGAAAGTTGTTTTCTACACACACTTATTCATAATGCTCTTTGATTTTCTAGCGAGAGCGAAGACGGCGAGGTGTGGTATTACAGTACGTCGTTACAGCTAGAAGAAGTGATGCTCGCATTAGATCAGAACGAATTGGAGGTAGCACTGTATCGCGAGTTGTCGGATTACAAGGACGAAATAGTTCGTCAAATGGAGCTTACCGAGTCCATTACGAATCAGTTCAAAGGAAACAAGAAATCGTATCTAGAAGTAGAGAACGGTAAGGATCATTTTCTTCTGAATCCATTTTGGCTAGCatcgaatatttaaaaaaagttaattaacactgtctctcttttcttttattccgattgtttaatatcatatttttatatataatttcgtatgtaaatgatatattttacaacaTATTAACATCGCATTCACAAAGAgacaatatcattatttatttttataaaaacctTCCAGCTCTTATACAAAAGATGCAAAAGGAACGACAAGAGAAACAAGTGAAAGAGGAAGacgagaagaaggagaagcaAAGACAAGAAGCCGAAGAAATGATACGCAAGATGCACGAAGATACGGAGTCCACCGAGGAACGTGCAGCAGCTACGGCGGAGCAAAGGGAAGCCAAGGCATCTGGCAATGATTCAGTTGCTTCTGCACAGGTACCTGATATGGTAGGAGACACTGTTGAAGTGGATGTGGACGCATCAGCGGGATCAAATACCGACAAAACGATCACGAAAACCAGTACCAGTACCTCCTCGTCTGAAGAGGTAGATGAAGAAGCATTggaaggagaagagaaagTTGGAAAAGATGGTAAGTGATGAAGTTCGCGGTATTCTGAATTATTAACGACagttatttatgattttttttccatGTAACGATACAATGTAACCAAAATTATCAACGAAGCATATTATTATGATACGCAGAACATTTCAAatgaatttcaattaaataagaatttgaaacaatttttgCCAGGTAAAAAGCACACGATTGTGACAAGATCGAAGACCGGGTCACTGCAGCCACGAACCTTTAATATGGACGACCTCAAAAGACGAAGTACGTCGTTGTCGAAGGAGGAGCTTGAGAAACTGGACAAAAGCCTAAAAGACACCGAGGGCGATGGCACTAGACTGACGCGTCAAAAAGCACATCAGATCGCGTCCGGTACTCACCTATTCAAATTGGGCatggataataattttaaatcgtaCGTCAATCAGTACAGTACGAATCTAGTGTCTTTGAATAAGACGCAGAGGAATGAAGAACGCGACAAGAAACGTCATCTGTCGCATAAGTTCTCGCTTACGCAGGCATCGGAGTTCAAGTGGGTGGGCAGCCTGACAGGCACCCGAGCCCTGCTGGTGAGTACTCTGCGCCAGACAGTTCTGCAGCTTGAGAGCAATATCCAAGCACCGTTCATGCACACCAACTGGCCGTTGCTACGTAAACCGTGGACTGCCGCCGTGGGAGCATGCGTGAATCCGCGTGACTTCGCGCGCACTCTCATTGTTCTGCAAGCGTGCATCAAGTCCGTGGTGTTCGCTAGTGTCTGGCATGATCAGCTTGGCCATGTGAAACTACAACGGGTGACCGCGCTCGAGCGCGAGGAGAAGAAGCGACAGGacaagaaggagaagaaggagaaagaggacgaggaggagcgCAATCGAACATTCAGCTTCGTCAAGTATACTCTCGGCCTGAAGCATCAAGTGTGGAAGCAAAAGGGCGAGGAATATCGAATTCACGGCCTGGGCGGTTGGCTCTGGGTATCGGCTAGCCGCCGTTACCGATCCTCGGAGACGAAGATGGGTCTGCGCGCCGGCCCGCAGAAGATCATGGTGCAGATTAAAGATCAGAGTGGCCTGAGGATTCTCGCACTCGACCCGCCCACGTACGAGTGTCTTATGAGGGAGTACTGCGGTGGTAAGATTGAAAACGGCGTTGTAAAACAAGAGATCAAGCAAGAGGGCGCGGAAAATGTTGCGATTAAACAGGAGTGCAATGCGGAAACCGTAAAGAAGGAACCGGCGACTGACGATGAGACGAATGGGGTGCATGCTTCCCCTGGTCTTTCAGTGAAGTCGGAATCTCCCGCGATTAAACAAGAAATAAAGACAAATCTATCATTTCTAGCTGGCataaaaattgagaaagtTTTTACTCCAATTACCGAGTTTGAGGAAATTGATATTACTAAAGGACTTACCAGTCCTGGAAGATTGTATTATCcaaaaatcgcgaaaaagaCCAGGATCGACGATTTTCTGTCGCGTAGGACACACTTGAAGCTTTTGGAAGAGAGAAGATTCTTGCAATCTGAGAAGAGCAAAGAATTGGCGAATCAGATGACAAATCAGAAAGGCGGTGGCGACGGCGATTCTGCGGAGATGGAGATTGAGAACCACGAGGAGGGCGAAACAGACGAAGGCGTAAACGTTGGCGTCAGTGTTGATGGCGGCGGAGATGCCTCTCTACAGGCTTTACTATCACCGCTTGCCGGTAAACAGCAACAAGCGAACAAAGCGGCGACGGCGGTCCTGTCCGTGTCCACGAAAGAAATGATGATCCGCAAGCGTATCCAACAGGCGCGCATGCGGTACGCGGACGTGATGAGGCTCTGCAGAAACGGCAACTGTTACTCGTGCTACTGCAACGCTATGAATAAGAACAACGTACAGGCCAATGCAGCACAGAGCCTTGCCTACACTTGCTACTCACCCCTATGTATGCAAAAAGTCCATTTGAAGCGCGAGTTGATAACGTTGTGTCGTGAGGCGAATACACTGAACAATAATCAGCCTTTGCCGCAATCCTCATCACAGATTATTCTGAAATCGGGGGCGTCGGATGAGGCGAAGAACGCGATCAAACAGGATCTGGAATCGGCGATGCTTGGCAACGAGGAGGCATCAACGAAGGCGAAGGATGCCACTGCTTCCTCGCCTCCGGCGAAAAAGTTGAAGCTCGAGAACAGCTCAGACAACGTAGACgtgacgacggtgacgacaaCGAGCAACGTCACCACGACCACTACCACCACTACTACAACGGTAAAGAACACGGACGGCGTACAGGAGCACTCGACTGTTAATCGCAATTCCGTTACTGTCTCGTCGAACACCACGACCACATCGACGAACAAGAGCGGCGTGAAAACGGTGATAATCGTGAACCGCCGTGGCAGGACGGTGCAGCGAAGCGCGGTTACCAAGGAACTAAACGCCGACGGCAGCGAGCGGATTTATACGACCACGTCAACGGAAGGCAAGGTTTACCTGAAGAAGGTGGCAATCTCCTTGGCGGATCGTAGAAAGAAACGTACGCCGGTCAAGTATCCGCTGTGCTCGACTTTCTGTACGCGGAACAAGCACCGCAGCATTTTGGTATTGCCACAACACGAGCTCCGAAAATTATCTCGTCTCGGCGGCAAGATGCCCGTGCAAGGCTTTCATCATCTGGCCAAGGCGAACCTATCGGTGTGGCCGTATTCTTGTTCCCGACCGCTGTTCAAAACCTGCTGGCTGTACAGGACAGTCGGTCTGAGATCACTGGCCGCAGCCGCGATTCAACTGAGAATACTCTGGGCGTGTTTGAGGTGGGACGACATGGCAGCCAAGCCGATGTCTACCGACGGCAAGAACCAGATCACCACCGATACAGAGATTATGTCGTTAGAGATCCTGAAACATCGGCACGTCGGCCAGTTCCTCGACAGAACGCAATACCTGCGTAGAAAGGTCGTGATACCGCTCGAACTTCCGAAGCAAGTCAGAGGTGCGTATATACAGAAATCACTTAATATCATTATGGTGGAAATTTTGATTATTCGTCTACTAAAGATATTACAAAAGTATGTTGTAAGCGCGAATAGTCGTTTGATCGCATTTGTATTTACTCTACGTACATAAATCTTCCAGAGGTGACATCCATAAGAAGCGGCTTGAGAAAACGGAAGCGTCCAGAATCTCCTCAGAGTACCGAACCGCAAGTCACTGAAGAGTGGGTCGACGAAGACAAGCTGGAGCTGTGGGAAATCAAGCAGTACGGCGACAGGTACACGGACGACCGCGTGCAATTAATATCGCGCGTATCTAACGACGACAAAGTATTTTGCATGTTGTTTctcgttaaaattttttatcgttaacGTTTACGAAGTTCTCAAAAAGATATTCCTCTTATCTCGCAACACTGTGCCATTGCTTTCCAAGTTCACGCCGACGACAACATTGTCGAGCGTCGTCGAGCATGAAACCTGAGCTGAAACCGTGTTTAACCTTCGcttgctttctttctttcattggATACTAACCCTTCGCTTGGTGTGTCTGTCCTGTCTCCAGGTTAGAGAAGGCTAATGCCCAGATTATTACTAGGAGCCGCTCGGGAGTGCCGCAATCGGTGGTCGTAAGTGGTGGTAACAGAACTGCCACGGTCACCACGACTGCCGGTGGCACGACCGGCTTGACCGGCGATCAGCTCGTGAGCGGCAAAGCAACGCCAGAAGAGATCAAGGAGAAAATGGAGCAGCAACTGCGCATGCAGCGAGCGGCTCATCAGCAGAAACGTGCCTTGGAGACTCTTAAAAGCCAACCAGTCAATTCGCCGACCGCCCAGCTCGTCAAAGTCACGGCTAATTCTTCTCACGGTAAGTTGACGATTGCACGTGATGAATATATAggatgaatataaaattgatatagaatataaaatttatgtcgattaaaattaaaacagtaAGATCAATTCTGCTTTTTTTTAGATGGTACAGTTAAATTAGTTTCGAAAGTCGCAATCCCGGCGAATCCGAACAGCACGAAATCGCAGCTAACGTCTCTTCTAACAACACCTACTCAGAACAAAGTTATTGGACGCCGTTATTTGGTGAAAAGTGAGTATTTAGCTATTTATCATTATGTTCGAGTGTATTGTTCAACAAAGTCAATTTAATTCACTCTGTTGCTTCATTTCAGCGTCTGATGGGTCTACCAAAGTCGTGTCCGGTCCTACCAGTATTCTACCGAAGACATCGCCGACTCAGACATCGAACCAGTTACAACAATCTTTAATTAGAGTGTCGCAAGCAAGTAAGTTTATTCATTTCTATTGCTAGAAAGTTTGCTTTGAAAAATTAGCAAAAACAATAAACATTGTCTTTTTATAAGGAAAaggttttgctttttttcatttttttaaataacttttttttattcttatctgTTTTAGGTACCAATTCGCCTGTGCAGCTTCAGCAGAAAGTGCACATTGTTAGAACGCTGGATGGCAAGCTTCAAGTACGTGGCTTGCTACCCGGTCAGCAGCTGATCCAGATGCCCGATGGAAAGCTGCATGTACTAAACGTAAGCCAGGCGGTGGGCAGTACACTCGCGCAGGGCACTCAAACGAATTCGACGACAACTACGAGCACGCCACAGGTAATTTACTCAATAAGACGcttgttttttaaaaacaacatTCATAGGACGAACAATAAGGAtttaattatacgtataatgtaaaaattaatggGAAAAACTTCTGATATTATCttaattgttatatttcaGATAAAGACTGTAACAGCGACAAAAGTGACGGCTTCCGAGACTCCAACCAAAACGAGTCCTGGTGCAAAAATAACGGTGAATTCAACAGCACAACAGGCACAAACGTCTCAGCAAGCGCAAGTCGTGCAAACCGTTCAGCGCGTAAAAGCCACGGCTGTGAGTCTAGCTTCAGGCACACCAACTCAAGCGACGAAGAATACCATTGTGGTCGCCAACGCGGGACAGACCGCACAGGTAACGATCTTCAAAAAGAGACTAAACCATATGATCATTAGATAAAAGTTCACAAAGAGtcaaataatagaaaagtattaaattttgGCTTCGAGGAATTTAAATCGAacaactaataattttataattataaaaaaatatcacgtGATAATATTAATGCTCTTTATATTTCCTTTTACGTTGTGTACATTATGTAAATGCGATATGATTTTAGGTGATATCCTCCGGTGCGCAGGTGATTAGCGGCAATCAAATCGTCGTGACGAACGCGAATCTGGCCCAGCAATTGGCAAGTGGCAAAGCCCAACTGGCAACGATTGGCGGCCATCAGGTGGTGATACGTAGCACGACCGGGAACCAGATCGTGCACCTGAATTCCACGAACAGTGGCATCATCGTGAAAGGTGCCGTTGCCGCGAATAAACAGCCGCAAGGTTAGTTGCTTACTCGATTCGTCATTCCGCGCATACATTTTTTCTCATGCACAGTTTACAACAAACATGCGTATAATTTTTCTAGTTTTACAAACCACGCAAACTGCAACTGTCGCGACACAGTCGGTCACCAGCacgaacgcgaacgcgacgATCGCTACGGCAACCTCGAGCGCAACTACCACTGCGTCAGTGACAACCAGCCAGCAAAACTCTGCCGTAGCACCAATTCCAAGGAACATCGAAGCCTCATTACTAGCTGGACAACCACCCGGCACGGTGATCAAATGCGTGACCGCTCAGGTCATCCAAACGACCGATGGTCCGCGAATCGTATTGCAGGGTCTGCAAGGCGCGGACTTCACGCAGCAGCAATTAAACTTGGTACAGCAGCAAGTAAAACAGCAGCTGCTCAAAGGTTGGTACTAAAGATCGAAAAATACGATCCGAgttgatatttttatgttatacattattattataagccGAGGATTTTACATTGATTTCAGCTCATGCATCAACTGGCAAGCAGGGCGTCTTGGGACCTACGAAGATTTACCTGGCCGTTCAGCCGGCTCAACCATCCAATCAGCAACAACAGTCCCAGACCGCACAGTCTTCATCAGCGACTACTTCTGTGACTTCAAGCCCGAAGCAGCAGTCTACGGTGTCCTCATCGTCCACCGTTGGTACGcgacttttatttttccttttaatattataataaaagtacaaaaataagtagaaatatttatacagcaatatttaaataagtaataagcaataaatatttttgttgaaaaatataataaattttgcaaaaagctATCGATATTTGcaagtttatatataatgcgtGATAATACttgcaataatataaatatgtatttttcattaGAATCACAAGGGACCACTGAAACCATTCCAGAAGGATCACAAGTAATAACACCAAAATCAGCTGACAAGCCGAAAGTGGTTGTTCAACAAGTAGGACGCGTGGCGAATGCGGCAGATGACGATTCGCAAAAAGCGAATATAGCTAACGGGCAACAACCGTCGCAATCTCAGAACGAAGAAGGCGACTCGTCGAATAAATTCATATTGACACCAGATTATATCCAACAAAgttagtatataaaaaatattaaaagacacGCGTTTtgggaatataaaaatattacatgtatatgtaatattacgtATTCTTTTATCAGTACGGGCAAAAGATTGCTAAACTCACacgaaactttttttcattacgtACGAATAAACTACATGCATTTTTTTACACTTTGcaacgttaaaaataattagagaAATGTTTCTCATGTTTAGAAAAacttttatctattttttatacaagaaaaatcaaaaacatctttttttaattttcaatgctttttaatttttttcttaaattgttTCAAAACGATTTTcatacgtttttttttacaaaactgCTTTCGTTGAAAATTCCTATTCTCGAGAAACACTTCTTAAATATACAGacttttttgtatatattatatatattttaatttcttctcgtATTTCCTTTCAGCTATTAAAAATGCCTTGAAACAAGAGAATCTTAATCCGGAGATTGAAGAGAAGTTGCTACAGTTACAACGGTACCAGGAGAAGCAGATGAGAGTCGAAAACTCCGTGGCCAGCAACCAGACTCACCACAATTCACCTGCGGCGACAACACCGCGTCCGCCGTCCCGTAAACGGCCACTGTCAAACATTTCACCAGCGGTGGCGACGATACCAAGTAACGTGCAGTCGTCATCTAGCGGTGGCGACGACAAAGATGACAAAGACTGGATAGAGACACCTAGAAAGAGACCAGCGCTGAAGCAAGAAAGTCGCGAAACGACCGCAAAGTAAgagtaacataaaaaaaaacataaagacAGATAACATTAGCTAAAGCAAATAACATGTATTATTAACGATATAAAACAGTAACGCAGATCATCGGTGCCcttccatttcttttttcttgttatAAAGATACAATTTTCATCTATTTTATAGTAGATacaaaatagatataaaaatagatacaaacttttatctttattttgtgTCTATTTTTAGGGAGGGAAGGGAATCAAGCGTATGATTCGGTTCGCAGTCTTTTTGTCACGAGCGATTTTGTCTCTCATTTTGACACGCGCGGGGCTAAACTAATTCGGCAagagattaatatatatttcgtcctttcatatatttatcttttcattAATTAGATATCTTTTCATCATAGAATTTATTTGCCggttttcctttttaatattttgtttctctcctttctctctctcgttctcaaAATAAACCGAGTTACGTTACTGTGTTATATCCtaagtaatattaatcaattttagcTTCCGCCTTTGCTTCTATATTTAAGATATGACAAACTTATAATGTTTcctaacatttttaaattttcacacaattttttttatttatttttatgtatatatcacacgcatttgtatatataatgaacttttaaaacttttggataaaatatacttttagaaaaaagagaaaataatgaaaatttttgcttTGTCCTTTGGAAATTTTTCTGATCCGTTTAACACGTTtgataaagtatataaaagttttgGATTCGTGCTTAATGTGTACATAAATTCTTAGTAAAAAGGGATATTATGAGTTATTATGAGACATGTATTTAACTCGTTTTTTAGCGTTTTTCATAATATGGATTGTAACATACttgtatatttcttattaaaaacactaaacaaACGAATACATGTTATAATCCAAGACATTaacaaatattctttatatcttttttcacttttattaAGCGTGTTTATGTTGTAATCTTCTCGAAAATACAAGAACAGAgcataataaagtttttagtTTCATCCTAATTCATCAATAGTTAGATTCTGTTTCCTCGTTTTctgtgttaaatttaatttttacatgtatGATGCAAAAGTATTAGACAATGTAGGaatataattgattgattacaattgaattaaattaaaatttaaaattgaattaaaattgatctattaaaattgaaaacattAAACGGtcgttttacttttttttatacccAATTTTTTGTCAGTAAAACCATCAAAAGATTTTTGATGATTTGACTGGCGCAAatcatttttacaattttttagttttttatgtATTCTTTATTGTATCCTTCTGTGTAATTCTTTCTGTTCTTCATCATCTCTAGTATCACACAACATTCTCCTTATCCTTCTCGTTAACTCAATTTTTCATTGATCTTTTCActctatctttttttctcttcgagAATTTTTAAACTGaggaacaaaaatattatccatctaacttatatttttttataaacgtcttgttttgtctctctttcgaaaaaagatcaaatatttcaaatatcataTGATTGATAAAACGAAGATTAATACAGATGAAACATGTTTTgaataatgcaaaaaaatttttaaacctaataatc
This region includes:
- the LOC105275959 gene encoding nucleosome-remodeling factor subunit NURF301 isoform X3, which produces MTGRGSKRRGRPPKSVVMERPKKFQYHLMKKPKYLQNRTIPGTPGGTETPGSQPSTPTASRPTSPSVENEENGKRSTRNQRNKSRGARDRHSRKGGHSGSSGAYQRRGYNPNVDYHDSEYHYGSDFGDESSEKSEPEEDPLPSDIETSESMEEPDPSSDSDFSLSSYSTTSGTPRKPLLSQQRAPSPEPLWLQNRELPPLVLPKSSDDLLVPKELVMPLLSIYETLRHFRTLVRLSCFRFEDFCAALMCEDQTNLLAEIHIMLIKALLREEDSQQTHFGPLDQKDSVNVSLYFVDVLTWPEVLRSYVESDKGFDQSILQILTVTEYPFTAIEDRIKILQFMTDQFLITNPVREDLLHEGSMHYDDHCRVCHRLGDLLCCETCPAVFHLECVEPPLVDVPTEDWQCSTCKAHKVTGVVDCIPDVEKNGSLCRQEHLGFDRHGRKYWFLARRVFVESEDGEVWYYSTSLQLEEVMLALDQNELEVALYRELSDYKDEIVRQMELTESITNQFKGNKKSYLEVENALIQKMQKERQEKQVKEEDEKKEKQRQEAEEMIRKMHEDTESTEERAAATAEQREAKASGNDSVASAQVPDMVGDTVEVDVDASAGSNTDKTITKTSTSTSSSEEVDEEALEGEEKVGKDGKKHTIVTRSKTGSLQPRTFNMDDLKRRSTSLSKEELEKLDKSLKDTEGDGTRLTRQKAHQIASGTHLFKLGMDNNFKSYVNQYSTNLVSLNKTQRNEERDKKRHLSHKFSLTQASEFKWVGSLTGTRALLVSTLRQTVLQLESNIQAPFMHTNWPLLRKPWTAAVGACVNPRDFARTLIVLQACIKSVVFASVWHDQLGHVKLQRVTALEREEKKRQDKKEKKEKEDEEERNRTFSFVKYTLGLKHQVWKQKGEEYRIHGLGGWLWVSASRRYRSSETKMGLRAGPQKIMVQIKDQSGLRILALDPPTYECLMREYCGGKIENGVVKQEIKQEGAENVAIKQECNAETVKKEPATDDETNGVHASPGLSVKSESPAIKQEIKTNLSFLAGIKIEKVFTPITEFEEIDITKGLTSPGRLYYPKIAKKTRIDDFLSRRTHLKLLEERRFLQSEKSKELANQMTNQKGGGDGDSAEMEIENHEEGETDEGVNVGVSVDGGGDASLQALLSPLAGKQQQANKAATAVLSVSTKEMMIRKRIQQARMRYADVMRLCRNGNCYSCYCNAMNKNNVQANAAQSLAYTCYSPLCMQKVHLKRELITLCREANTLNNNQPLPQSSSQIILKSGASDEAKNAIKQDLESAMLGNEEASTKAKDATASSPPAKKLKLENSSDNVDVTTVTTTSNVTTTTTTTTTTVKNTDGVQEHSTVNRNSVTVSSNTTTTSTNKSGVKTVIIVNRRGRTVQRSAVTKELNADGSERIYTTTSTEGKVYLKKVAISLADRRKKRTPVKYPLCSTFCTRNKHRSILVLPQHELRKLSRLGGKMPVQGFHHLAKANLSVWPYSCSRPLFKTCWLYRTVGLRSLAAAAIQLRILWACLRWDDMAAKPMSTDGKNQITTDTEIMSLEILKHRHVGQFLDRTQYLRRKVVIPLELPKQVREVTSIRSGLRKRKRPESPQSTEPQVTEEWVDEDKLELWEIKQYGDRSRSGVPQSVVVSGGNRTATVTTTAGGTTGLTGDQLVSGKATPEEIKEKMEQQLRMQRAAHQQKRALETLKSQPVNSPTAQLVKVTANSSHDGTVKLVSKVAIPANPNSTKSQLTSLLTTPTQNKVIGRRYLVKTSDGSTKVVSGPTSILPKTSPTQTSNQLQQSLIRVSQASTNSPVQLQQKVHIVRTLDGKLQVRGLLPGQQLIQMPDGKLHVLNVSQAVGSTLAQGTQTNSTTTTSTPQIKTVTATKVTASETPTKTSPGAKITVNSTAQQAQTSQQAQVVQTVQRVKATAVSLASGTPTQATKNTIVVANAGQTAQVISSGAQVISGNQIVVTNANLAQQLASGKAQLATIGGHQVVIRSTTGNQIVHLNSTNSGIIVKGAVAANKQPQVLQTTQTATVATQSVTSTNANATIATATSSATTTASVTTSQQNSAVAPIPRNIEASLLAGQPPGTVIKCVTAQVIQTTDGPRIVLQGLQGADFTQQQLNLVQQQVKQQLLKAHASTGKQGVLGPTKIYLAVQPAQPSNQQQQSQTAQSSSATTSVTSSPKQQSTVSSSSTVESQGTTETIPEGSQVITPKSADKPKVVVQQVGRVANAADDDSQKANIANGQQPSQSQNEEGDSSNKFILTPDYIQQTIKNALKQENLNPEIEEKLLQLQRYQEKQMRVENSVASNQTHHNSPAATTPRPPSRKRPLSNISPAVATIPSNVQSSSSGGDDKDDKDWIETPRKRPALKQESRETTAKVSKVSEAIDNETSPKNRSAKLKDSQEQRRKQQVHSRMQVLLFRHKELLKKDILKKRALLEKELQIDIQKDLSAELATRTKAERHKQDEVKVGSAKRKANAQAAQQVSPANRSGGGSRPKKHKAQGNNATPPGGSTTATTRIKKEKLYCLCRTPYDETKFYVGCDLCNNWFHGDCVGITEEMSKSLSEFVCTECRHARDTQELYCLCKQPYDESQFYICCDKCQDWFHGRCVGILQSEADNIDEYVCPNCQRNSSVNFANMKNLNTKDLDLLKKLIKQIQAHKSAWPFMEPVDPNEAPDYYKVIKEPMDLQTIELRINDRTYKKLSEFIGDMTKIFDNCRYYNPKESPFFKCAESLETYFVHKIKSLREKFSEGK